A genomic segment from Verrucomicrobiia bacterium encodes:
- the xylA gene encoding xylose isomerase: MKKTSKEFFPGISKIQYEGPASKNPLAFKHYNAQERVEGKSMKEHLRFSVTYWHTIRGQLSDMFGVGTAVRPWEDGTNSLQMAETRARVAFEFLEKLGAPFYAFHDRDVAPEGKNLGDTNKNLDRIVKVLKEEQGRTGVQLLWGTACLFAHPRFVHGAATSCNADAFAYAAAQVKKAIEVTHELAGEGYVFWGGREGYSTLWNTDMKRELDHLGKFLHMAVAHKKSIGFKGQFYIEPKPKEPTKHQYDSDAAACLNFLREYGLMEDLKLNLETNHATLAGHTMQHELEVAIAAGALGSIDANTGDLLLGWDTDQFPTNIYLTTEIMLSILKMGGLKTGGTNFDAKVRRESFEPVDLFYAHIGGMDAFARGLKIAAAIRKDGRLAQFVQQRYNSWDSGIGAKIESGKAGFKELEAYMLEKGDITRNTSGRQEFLENLINEFI, encoded by the coding sequence ATGAAAAAGACATCCAAAGAATTCTTCCCGGGTATTTCCAAAATCCAGTACGAAGGGCCAGCTTCAAAAAACCCCCTCGCATTCAAGCATTACAACGCGCAGGAACGGGTTGAGGGCAAGTCGATGAAGGAGCACCTGCGCTTCTCGGTGACCTACTGGCATACCATTCGCGGGCAGTTGTCAGATATGTTTGGTGTGGGCACAGCCGTTCGCCCGTGGGAGGACGGCACCAATTCACTCCAAATGGCCGAAACCCGCGCGCGAGTCGCCTTCGAGTTCCTCGAAAAGCTCGGCGCGCCCTTTTATGCCTTTCATGATCGGGATGTGGCGCCCGAAGGCAAAAACCTGGGGGACACCAATAAAAACCTGGACCGGATTGTGAAGGTGCTCAAGGAGGAGCAGGGGCGCACGGGTGTGCAGTTGCTCTGGGGCACGGCTTGCCTGTTCGCGCATCCGCGTTTTGTGCACGGCGCGGCCACCAGTTGCAATGCCGATGCATTTGCGTACGCGGCGGCGCAGGTAAAAAAGGCAATCGAGGTAACTCATGAACTGGCGGGCGAGGGCTACGTCTTTTGGGGCGGACGCGAGGGCTATAGCACCTTGTGGAATACGGACATGAAACGCGAGTTGGACCACCTGGGCAAGTTCCTGCACATGGCAGTGGCTCACAAAAAGTCCATCGGGTTCAAAGGCCAATTCTATATCGAGCCCAAGCCCAAAGAACCGACCAAGCATCAATACGATTCGGACGCAGCCGCTTGCCTGAATTTTTTGCGGGAATACGGCCTGATGGAGGATTTGAAACTGAACCTGGAGACCAACCACGCCACGTTGGCCGGCCACACGATGCAACATGAGTTGGAGGTGGCCATTGCCGCGGGGGCGCTCGGCTCAATCGACGCCAATACCGGCGACCTGCTGCTTGGATGGGACACGGACCAATTCCCCACTAATATTTACCTGACCACCGAGATCATGCTCTCAATCCTCAAGATGGGCGGCCTCAAAACCGGCGGCACCAATTTCGATGCCAAGGTGCGCCGTGAAAGTTTTGAGCCGGTAGATTTATTTTACGCGCACATCGGTGGGATGGATGCTTTTGCCCGGGGCCTCAAAATCGCGGCAGCGATTCGAAAGGATGGGCGCCTGGCCCAGTTTGTTCAGCAGCGCTATAATTCCTGGGACAGCGGGATTGGGGCCAAAATCGAATCGGGCAAAGCCGGCTTTAAAGAACTGGAGGCCTACATGCTGGAAAAAGGAGACATCACGCGCAACACGAGTGGCCGCCAGGAATTCCTCGAAAACCTCATAAACGAGTTCATCTGA
- a CDS encoding RsmE family RNA methyltransferase gives MHRFYLPPHTCRGPVLFLTGGEAHHAQHVLRVEPEEEVLVLDGAGQECLCGVEAVAKEQLKLKVLERRSSPPPPFQITLVQALPKGKIIEAIIAKATELGAWRLVPLLTERVVTHLDAAEAARKALKWQAIAVEALKQCGSPWLPRIETPVTPAQFLERKEACELPLMGSLQKGSKHPREYFRQFQQNNGRNPVCVSVWIGPEGDFTRDEMDLIIRAGALPISLGPLVLRVETAAIYCLSILNYELRAA, from the coding sequence GTGCATCGTTTCTATTTGCCGCCCCACACCTGCCGCGGCCCCGTTCTCTTTCTGACTGGCGGCGAGGCGCATCACGCGCAACACGTCCTGCGCGTCGAGCCGGAGGAAGAAGTGCTCGTGCTGGACGGCGCCGGCCAGGAGTGCCTGTGCGGGGTGGAAGCCGTCGCAAAGGAGCAACTCAAGCTCAAAGTGCTCGAGCGGCGCTCGTCGCCTCCACCGCCTTTTCAGATCACATTGGTGCAAGCCTTGCCCAAGGGCAAAATCATCGAAGCCATCATCGCAAAGGCCACTGAATTGGGCGCCTGGCGGCTCGTGCCGCTCTTAACTGAGCGGGTTGTCACTCATTTGGATGCTGCCGAAGCCGCGCGCAAGGCCTTGAAGTGGCAGGCGATTGCCGTCGAGGCGCTCAAGCAATGCGGCTCGCCGTGGCTGCCGCGCATCGAGACCCCCGTCACCCCGGCCCAATTCCTCGAACGCAAAGAGGCATGCGAATTGCCCCTGATGGGTTCGCTGCAAAAAGGCAGCAAGCACCCCCGGGAATACTTCCGCCAGTTCCAGCAAAACAATGGACGCAACCCCGTCTGTGTTTCTGTCTGGATCGGGCCCGAAGGAGATTTCACCAGGGATGAAATGGATTTGATCATTCGTGCCGGTGCGTTGCCCATTAGCCTGGGGCCGCTGGTGCTGCGGGTCGAGACAGCCGCAATTTATTGCCTTTCCATCCTCAATTACGAACTGCGCGCTGCTTAA
- a CDS encoding KTSC domain-containing protein, translating to MDTQIHAKLVSVEADLLESIGYEDGTRILYLKMRTGETLRFDNVPRFRYQGLLASPRKDAYYKAFVHGHFISRQA from the coding sequence ATGGATACGCAAATACATGCCAAGTTGGTGTCTGTGGAAGCTGACCTGCTCGAATCGATCGGTTATGAGGATGGAACGCGCATTTTGTACCTCAAGATGCGCACTGGAGAGACGCTTCGGTTCGATAACGTGCCCCGGTTCCGTTATCAGGGGCTTTTGGCGTCGCCGCGCAAAGACGCCTATTACAAGGCCTTCGTCCACGGCCATTTCATTTCCAGGCAGGCTTAG
- a CDS encoding PilZ domain-containing protein, whose protein sequence is MSARKAEIPGSLQHVTVEARQTRLTLSPDSVVIHKNGIEFRSATPFSPWAEMTLTLQSPREGGKVHCNGVVIACTGNKHAGYHVSMVFTGLSKQAEARLVAMAFSPA, encoded by the coding sequence ATGAGCGCCAGAAAAGCTGAAATTCCCGGTTCCCTCCAACACGTCACAGTCGAAGCGCGTCAGACGCGTTTGACCCTTTCCCCCGATTCAGTTGTCATTCATAAGAATGGCATTGAATTTCGCAGCGCCACCCCATTTTCGCCATGGGCGGAAATGACCCTCACGCTGCAATCGCCGCGGGAAGGAGGCAAGGTCCATTGTAACGGAGTGGTCATCGCCTGCACCGGCAACAAGCATGCCGGCTATCATGTCTCGATGGTCTTTACCGGGCTCTCCAAGCAGGCCGAAGCGCGCTTGGTGGCGATGGCCTTTTCGCCCGCCTGA
- the grpE gene encoding nucleotide exchange factor GrpE yields the protein MENQRQQAAGPEPLLPVEPATLTPEQLEELKQRAAKADEHWERLLRTTADFDNYKKRAAREKQDAIKFANESLLQKLIPILDTFDMALAATQNNSADAVQSLQTGISMVYQQLKSALADAGLEEVDATGKAFDPNLHEAISQKEAAGVPEGQVIQQLRKGYKLRDRLLRPASVVISKHPAA from the coding sequence ATGGAAAATCAAAGACAACAGGCAGCCGGACCTGAACCGCTCTTGCCGGTCGAGCCTGCCACCCTGACGCCCGAACAGTTGGAGGAACTCAAACAACGGGCTGCCAAGGCCGACGAACATTGGGAACGGTTGCTGCGGACTACCGCCGATTTCGATAATTATAAAAAGCGCGCCGCCCGCGAAAAGCAGGATGCCATTAAGTTTGCCAACGAGAGCCTGTTGCAGAAGCTTATCCCGATACTGGATACCTTTGACATGGCCCTGGCCGCTACGCAAAATAACTCCGCCGATGCAGTCCAATCGCTGCAAACGGGCATCAGCATGGTTTATCAACAATTGAAAAGCGCACTGGCCGACGCCGGCCTGGAGGAGGTGGATGCCACCGGAAAGGCGTTCGACCCGAACCTGCACGAGGCGATTTCCCAAAAAGAAGCTGCCGGCGTGCCCGAAGGCCAGGTCATTCAACAATTGCGCAAGGGTTATAAGCTGCGCGACCGGCTCCTGCGCCCAGCCAGCGTGGTGATTTCCAAGCACCCTGCCGCTTAG
- the plsX gene encoding phosphate acyltransferase PlsX yields the protein MRIAVDVMGGDHGCGVVIEGALRAIQADKRITALFLVGRRSEIHAALPRGGFRDHRVRVVHASEVLTMDDKPAAAVRRKKDCSIVRAVELVHDGKADAVVSAGNTGGIFAAATFRLGRIPGVDRGGIAAIIPTPDHHFVLLDSGANIECKPIHLAHYAVLGSVYSREILGCKNPRVGILSIGTEESKGNELTLEAFRLCKQLELNFVGNVEGHDLFKNHVDLVICDGFVGNIVLKTCESLALAMFSMLKRELTASPQRQLGALLARNAFRAIRRRMDPEVYGGAPLLGFNGVVLKAHGSARERAIASAIRVTTDNLQHQVHQRMAAEIARANELLAPTEIPASAVLSEK from the coding sequence ATGCGGATTGCAGTGGATGTGATGGGCGGCGACCACGGCTGTGGTGTGGTCATCGAAGGGGCCCTCCGAGCCATTCAGGCCGACAAGCGCATCACTGCTTTGTTTTTGGTCGGGCGCAGGTCTGAAATCCACGCCGCTCTTCCCCGGGGCGGCTTCCGCGACCATCGGGTCCGAGTAGTTCATGCCAGTGAAGTGCTCACCATGGATGATAAGCCCGCCGCTGCCGTCCGGCGGAAAAAGGACTGCTCGATCGTTAGGGCGGTTGAACTGGTCCATGACGGCAAAGCCGATGCGGTGGTTTCGGCCGGTAATACGGGCGGGATTTTTGCAGCCGCAACGTTCCGCCTGGGCCGCATTCCGGGAGTGGATCGAGGCGGTATTGCCGCCATTATTCCCACCCCCGACCATCATTTTGTATTGCTGGATTCCGGGGCAAATATTGAATGCAAGCCCATCCACCTGGCTCATTATGCAGTGCTGGGCAGCGTTTATTCCCGCGAGATACTCGGCTGCAAAAACCCCCGCGTCGGCATCCTGAGCATCGGCACCGAAGAAAGCAAAGGCAACGAGCTGACTCTAGAGGCCTTCCGCCTGTGCAAACAGCTTGAACTTAATTTTGTGGGCAACGTCGAAGGCCATGACCTGTTCAAGAATCACGTGGATTTGGTCATCTGCGATGGGTTCGTGGGGAACATTGTTTTGAAGACTTGTGAGAGCCTGGCGCTGGCGATGTTTTCCATGCTCAAACGGGAATTGACCGCCAGCCCGCAACGCCAGCTTGGCGCGTTGCTGGCTCGAAACGCCTTTCGCGCCATCCGCCGGCGCATGGACCCTGAGGTTTATGGGGGAGCGCCGTTGCTGGGCTTTAACGGGGTTGTTCTTAAGGCCCATGGGTCCGCCCGCGAACGCGCTATCGCCAGCGCCATTCGTGTCACCACCGACAACCTCCAACACCAGGTCCACCAGCGAATGGCTGCGGAAATCGCCCGCGCCAACGAACTCCTGGCCCCCACTGAGATTCCCGCCTCTGCTGTCCTTTCCGAGAAATAG
- a CDS encoding beta-ketoacyl-ACP synthase III: protein MSPLPKPKFKNPRAKYNFQGRTCSIAGVGSYVPARILTNADLEKMVDTSDEWITTRTGIKERHIAAKDEFTSDLGTQAALRAMKRAGVTPEQIDLIVVATITPDMPFPSTAALVQRKIGAYRAAAFDLEAACSGFIYGLEVAQQFIMSRTYDTVLVIGAEKLSSIVDWQDRNTCVLFGDGAGAAVLRNRANSHGLLTAVMGADGRKSNLLFMAGGGSRCPATIDSVNARMHYLRMEGKETFKNAVQAMQTAAEEALRRCEIDITRIKLIVPHQANLRIIGAVGERLGAKPEQMFVNLHKYGNTSAASVAIALDEAVQSGRIQAGDLLLLVVFGAGLTWGAAVIEW from the coding sequence ATGAGCCCATTGCCTAAACCCAAATTCAAAAACCCTCGAGCCAAGTACAATTTCCAGGGCCGGACCTGCTCGATTGCGGGAGTCGGCTCCTATGTCCCTGCGCGCATCCTGACGAATGCCGATCTGGAGAAGATGGTTGACACATCCGACGAATGGATTACGACTCGCACGGGCATCAAAGAGCGGCATATAGCCGCCAAAGACGAGTTTACCTCCGACCTGGGCACCCAGGCGGCCCTGCGCGCCATGAAACGAGCCGGCGTCACGCCCGAGCAGATCGATTTGATTGTCGTGGCAACCATCACGCCGGACATGCCGTTCCCTTCCACCGCCGCCCTGGTTCAGCGCAAGATCGGCGCCTACCGCGCCGCTGCTTTTGACCTCGAGGCGGCCTGCTCCGGCTTCATTTACGGGCTGGAAGTCGCCCAGCAATTCATCATGTCCCGCACTTACGATACCGTGCTGGTGATTGGCGCCGAAAAGCTCTCCTCGATAGTCGATTGGCAGGACCGCAACACGTGCGTTTTGTTCGGAGATGGAGCCGGAGCGGCGGTGTTGCGCAATCGTGCCAATTCGCACGGGCTGCTGACGGCGGTCATGGGGGCCGACGGCCGCAAATCCAACCTGCTTTTTATGGCCGGCGGAGGCAGCCGTTGCCCGGCAACAATCGATTCGGTGAATGCCCGGATGCATTATCTGCGCATGGAAGGCAAAGAAACCTTCAAGAACGCGGTGCAGGCAATGCAGACGGCGGCCGAGGAGGCCTTGCGGCGGTGCGAGATCGATATCACCCGCATCAAACTCATTGTGCCCCACCAGGCCAACCTGCGGATTATCGGGGCTGTGGGGGAACGGCTGGGAGCAAAACCTGAGCAAATGTTTGTCAACCTGCACAAATACGGCAACACGTCCGCGGCCTCAGTGGCCATTGCTCTGGACGAGGCAGTCCAATCCGGGCGCATTCAGGCTGGGGATTTGTTGCTGCTGGTGGTTTTTGGGGCCGGGCTGACCTGGGGGGCGGCGGTCATCGAGTGGTAA
- the rpmF gene encoding 50S ribosomal protein L32 has protein sequence MGVPKRKPSKSRQRMRRAYNSVLTLPQLSTCPQCAAPYVPHRVCPACGYYKGRQIITVIAGT, from the coding sequence ATGGGAGTCCCGAAACGTAAACCGTCCAAGAGCCGTCAACGCATGCGGCGGGCGTACAATAGTGTCCTGACCTTGCCCCAGTTGAGCACCTGCCCCCAGTGTGCCGCGCCGTACGTGCCGCATCGGGTTTGCCCCGCCTGCGGCTATTATAAAGGCCGCCAAATCATCACCGTTATAGCCGGAACCTGA
- a CDS encoding YceD family protein, with the protein MPLLVNLRHLEADDVHIEGELPPEELDIETGDEMIRVTGPLAYDLEAQKFEEGLLLQGQLRLPLECRCVRCLKTFSRPFELLEWVAHLHLQGEEAVALQGDYVDLTPRIREDILLEFPQHPLCDPECRGLPGMAPGAARSPSSAGQASKGLSEWDELNKLKF; encoded by the coding sequence ATGCCGTTGCTTGTTAATTTGCGACATTTGGAGGCTGATGACGTCCACATCGAGGGAGAGTTGCCGCCCGAAGAATTGGACATCGAGACGGGCGACGAGATGATACGGGTGACCGGCCCGTTGGCGTATGATTTGGAAGCGCAAAAGTTTGAAGAAGGTCTTCTGTTGCAAGGGCAGTTGCGCCTCCCGCTGGAGTGCCGATGTGTCCGTTGTCTGAAGACTTTCTCCCGCCCGTTCGAGCTCTTGGAATGGGTGGCCCACCTGCACCTCCAGGGGGAGGAGGCCGTTGCGCTCCAGGGCGATTACGTGGACTTGACGCCCCGCATTCGGGAAGATATTCTCCTGGAGTTTCCGCAACATCCGTTGTGCGACCCGGAGTGTCGTGGCTTGCCAGGAATGGCTCCGGGCGCGGCCCGGAGCCCCAGCAGCGCCGGGCAGGCTTCAAAGGGCTTGTCTGAATGGGATGAGTTAAATAAGCTGAAGTTTTAA
- a CDS encoding ROK family protein: MNLNHGLALVAPRITPVLEPSFRPAVLANRAFGQLVRASGHPVQVGLALEQTGGNVSQFHTGVLPENHPLVAANFIYIERLVKALLWMRGGFRLHFSGPPALAAQLSAYYRETPSGQFDSNIVGERMFEHPLEIVPAKELPAERHSGTVLGRHLEGCRIGFDLGGSDRKVAAVMDGKVVFSEETAWDPYFQTDPRYHYEGIMDSLRKAAGHMPRVDAIGGSAAGIYLHNQVKVASLFRGVPADVFNQRVKTLFLEIRKAWQDVPFEVMNDGEVTALAGSMALGKNRVLGIALGTSTAGGYVNAEGNITNWINELAFVPVDYNPGAAIDEWSGDYGCGSQYFSQQCVGRLLALAGIETDSALPLPEKLKHVQTLMSQGDYRARKIYETIGAFLGYAVAHFADFYDLENILILGRVTSGPGGEVMIAAARQVLQAEFPELSNRLQFHIPDEAEKRHGQAVAAASLPGPL, encoded by the coding sequence ATGAACCTCAACCACGGTCTGGCTCTGGTTGCCCCACGGATAACGCCCGTGTTGGAACCATCGTTTCGTCCGGCCGTCCTGGCCAATCGCGCCTTTGGACAACTGGTCCGCGCCAGTGGCCATCCGGTCCAGGTCGGGCTGGCTCTCGAACAAACCGGTGGCAATGTTTCGCAGTTCCATACCGGGGTCTTACCCGAAAATCACCCGTTGGTTGCGGCTAATTTTATTTACATCGAGCGTTTGGTGAAGGCATTGCTGTGGATGCGAGGTGGGTTCCGGCTCCATTTTTCAGGACCGCCAGCTTTGGCAGCCCAACTGTCAGCTTATTACCGCGAGACACCTTCTGGTCAGTTTGATTCCAATATAGTCGGCGAGCGCATGTTCGAGCATCCGCTCGAAATCGTCCCTGCAAAGGAACTCCCTGCTGAGCGTCACAGCGGGACTGTCCTGGGGCGCCATCTCGAGGGCTGCCGTATTGGCTTTGATCTGGGCGGGAGCGATCGAAAGGTGGCGGCTGTTATGGATGGGAAAGTGGTCTTCAGCGAGGAAACGGCGTGGGACCCCTACTTCCAGACGGACCCGCGCTACCACTACGAAGGGATTATGGATTCGCTGCGCAAGGCGGCGGGCCACATGCCCCGTGTGGATGCCATCGGCGGCAGCGCGGCCGGCATTTACCTGCATAACCAGGTTAAAGTTGCCTCCTTGTTTCGCGGCGTTCCCGCCGATGTCTTCAATCAACGGGTGAAAACGTTGTTCCTGGAAATCAGAAAAGCATGGCAGGACGTTCCTTTTGAAGTGATGAACGATGGCGAGGTAACGGCCTTGGCCGGCTCGATGGCCTTAGGCAAGAACCGGGTTTTGGGTATTGCCCTGGGCACCAGCACCGCTGGGGGTTATGTGAATGCCGAGGGGAACATTACGAATTGGATAAACGAGCTTGCCTTTGTGCCGGTGGACTATAATCCCGGCGCGGCGATTGACGAATGGTCCGGGGATTACGGCTGCGGCTCGCAATACTTCTCGCAACAGTGCGTCGGACGTTTGCTCGCCCTGGCGGGGATTGAAACCGACTCCGCCCTTCCCTTGCCGGAGAAGTTAAAGCACGTTCAGACGCTGATGAGCCAGGGCGATTATCGGGCGCGGAAGATTTACGAAACAATCGGAGCTTTCCTCGGCTACGCTGTTGCGCATTTTGCTGATTTTTACGATTTAGAAAACATCCTGATTCTTGGCCGCGTCACCTCCGGCCCCGGGGGGGAGGTCATGATCGCCGCTGCCAGGCAAGTGCTCCAGGCGGAGTTCCCCGAGTTGTCGAACAGGCTCCAATTTCATATTCCGGATGAAGCGGAAAAACGCCATGGCCAGGCCGTGGCCGCAGCGAGCTTGCCTGGACCCCTATGA
- the dnaJ gene encoding molecular chaperone DnaJ, with product MTKRDYYEVLGLQKGAGEEEIKKAYRKLAVKFHPDKNPGDKAAEESFKELGEAYEVLSDPQKCAAYDQYGHAAFDRRAGGFGRAGGFHDPFEVFREVFGGGGFFEDLFGGAQHDPNQPQRGDDLRYDLELTFEEAAHGCEKEITVTKPDRCDVCQGSGAEAGSRARTCPTCGGRGQVISARGIFSIAQTCPHCQGAGRIIDKPCKACRGSGRRERTSKITLRIPAGVDTGSRLRSAGNGEAGWRGGPSGDLYVVLHARPHEIFQRDGDDLLCEVPVSFVQAALGTDIDVPTLNGKSNIKIPPGTQPGTMFRLKGKGIKNIQGYGYGDLHVRINVEVPTHLTSAQRAKLEEFSALCNGKESPLSQTFFEKAKKLFQ from the coding sequence ATGACCAAACGCGATTACTACGAGGTCCTTGGGCTGCAAAAAGGGGCAGGTGAAGAAGAAATCAAAAAGGCCTACCGAAAATTGGCCGTGAAGTTCCACCCGGATAAAAATCCGGGGGACAAAGCGGCTGAGGAAAGCTTCAAGGAACTCGGCGAGGCCTACGAGGTGCTCAGCGACCCGCAAAAGTGCGCTGCTTATGACCAATACGGCCATGCCGCGTTCGACCGCCGGGCCGGCGGTTTTGGGCGGGCCGGAGGGTTCCATGATCCGTTCGAAGTTTTCCGCGAAGTATTCGGCGGTGGCGGTTTTTTCGAGGACCTTTTTGGCGGCGCCCAGCACGACCCCAACCAGCCCCAGCGCGGTGATGACCTGCGTTATGACCTCGAATTGACTTTCGAGGAAGCCGCCCATGGCTGTGAGAAGGAGATCACCGTTACAAAACCTGACCGCTGCGACGTGTGCCAGGGCTCCGGGGCTGAAGCCGGGTCGCGCGCCCGTACCTGCCCGACCTGCGGCGGGCGCGGCCAGGTCATCAGCGCGCGGGGGATTTTTTCCATCGCGCAGACCTGTCCCCACTGCCAGGGCGCCGGGCGGATTATTGACAAACCGTGCAAGGCCTGCCGGGGCAGCGGGCGGCGCGAGCGCACTTCGAAAATCACCCTGCGGATTCCCGCCGGCGTCGATACGGGCTCGCGCTTGCGCTCGGCAGGCAACGGCGAAGCGGGCTGGCGCGGAGGGCCCTCGGGCGACCTCTACGTCGTCCTCCATGCCCGGCCCCACGAAATTTTTCAGCGGGACGGCGATGATCTCCTCTGCGAGGTGCCGGTGAGTTTTGTGCAAGCGGCCCTCGGGACTGACATTGACGTTCCAACCCTCAACGGCAAGAGCAACATCAAAATCCCGCCGGGCACCCAGCCCGGCACGATGTTCCGGCTCAAAGGCAAAGGGATCAAAAATATCCAAGGCTATGGCTACGGCGATCTCCATGTGCGCATTAACGTCGAGGTGCCGACTCATCTAACCTCCGCCCAGCGCGCCAAGCTCGAAGAATTCTCCGCCCTTTGCAACGGGAAGGAAAGCCCTTTGAGCCAAACTTTCTTTGAGAAAGCCAAGAAGCTCTTTCAATAA